The following coding sequences are from one Microbulbifer sp. TB1203 window:
- a CDS encoding glycoside hydrolase family 43 protein: MPANLIAGMARSYNACPEVEEQRNYAMKRTSFAKLMGAAGSALLSAFVQAANPAITHVLTADPAALVHDDTVYLYTGHDEAKDNKDFYKMNKWLVFSSTDMVNWKEHGSPLSVDDFKWAKKDAWAGHVVEKDGKFYWYVTVSHATIDGFAIGVAVSDSPTGPFKDALGKALITNDMTTDTEISWDDLDPAVFIDDNGQAYLFWGNTKPRYAKLKDNMVELDGPIHSLDLPDFTEALYAHKHGDYYYLSYATGFPEKIAYAMSKSIEGPWEYKGILNELAGNSNTNHQSVIDYKGRSFFIYHNGGTPEGGSFRRSVCIDDLHYNPDGTIKRVIMTSEGVEPVK, encoded by the coding sequence ATGCCCGCGAACCTGATCGCGGGCATGGCCCGCTCCTACAATGCCTGTCCCGAGGTTGAAGAGCAGAGAAATTACGCGATGAAAAGAACGAGTTTTGCGAAGTTAATGGGAGCGGCAGGTTCTGCGCTGCTTTCGGCTTTTGTCCAGGCTGCCAACCCGGCGATCACCCACGTACTCACCGCCGATCCCGCCGCGCTGGTGCACGACGACACCGTGTACCTCTATACCGGTCACGACGAGGCGAAGGACAACAAAGATTTCTACAAGATGAACAAGTGGCTGGTGTTCTCCTCCACCGATATGGTGAACTGGAAGGAGCACGGCTCGCCGCTTTCCGTCGACGACTTCAAATGGGCCAAGAAAGATGCCTGGGCCGGCCATGTAGTGGAAAAGGACGGGAAGTTCTACTGGTATGTGACCGTCAGCCACGCCACCATCGACGGCTTCGCCATCGGCGTTGCGGTGTCCGACAGCCCCACCGGTCCCTTCAAGGACGCCCTGGGCAAGGCGCTGATCACCAACGATATGACCACCGATACCGAAATCAGCTGGGACGACCTGGACCCGGCAGTATTTATCGACGACAACGGCCAGGCCTATCTCTTCTGGGGTAATACCAAGCCCCGCTACGCCAAGCTCAAGGACAATATGGTTGAGCTGGACGGGCCCATCCACAGCCTGGACCTGCCGGATTTCACCGAGGCGCTCTATGCGCACAAGCACGGCGACTACTACTACCTGAGCTACGCCACCGGCTTCCCGGAAAAGATCGCCTATGCCATGAGCAAATCCATTGAAGGTCCCTGGGAATACAAGGGCATTCTCAACGAGCTGGCGGGCAACTCCAATACCAACCACCAATCGGTTATCGATTACAAGGGGCGCTCCTTCTTTATCTATCACAACGGTGGCACCCCTGAGGGCGGCAGCTTCCGCCGTTCCGTATGTATCGACGATCTGCACTACAACCCGGACGGCACCATTAAGCGGGTGATAATGACCTCCGAGGGTGTGGAGCCAGTGAAATAA
- a CDS encoding family 43 glycosylhydrolase, with protein sequence MIETITSPRSRHLFVCLAISILAACQPPVDESRPAVSESKPQVFAAPQGTFANPLFSNGADPWLEYYDGNYYLTTTTWTSQLVMRKSPTLDGLATAAPVNIWSDTDPSRCCNFWAFEFHRLNGPSGTRWYLMYTSGQHGTLDHQHLSVLESVGDDPMGPYVYKGSPMPDTWNIDGSYLEHNGELYLLWSEWVGDEQLNWISKMTNPWTIEGPRVVLTRPEEDWEKSGRKVNEGAEILKKDGRTFLVYSASFCNTPDYKLAMKELTGDDPMNPEHWTKYPEPVFQRGNGVFGPGHNGFFKSPDGSEDWIVYHGNSKETDGCSATRSVRAQKFTWSPDGTPNFGEPVPEGEPQLLPSGENGPLTVQLQGARWQLAGADGRCLAGTGLGSCAEESSYWVLDNTADGAYRLAHAASGQFLGAEGELAPWINSGAQRWQLSQGEDGWVGVANMQTGEPLAARGCEGDCTRWSLRPAETVAIASVQSGRMLQSCGETIDQGAWRGDACQRWDFTTADDGFLHIRAGDRCMTIENNAVVPGAGAVLGSCDSPSSQWRLEALADGSLNIINRESKLSLDLAHCGLAEGTELAQAPGQENDCQKFQLRRIPVRL encoded by the coding sequence GTGATAGAAACGATAACAAGTCCGCGGTCCCGCCACCTGTTCGTGTGTCTCGCAATAAGTATCCTGGCCGCCTGCCAGCCGCCTGTCGACGAATCCAGGCCGGCTGTCTCGGAATCCAAGCCGCAAGTATTTGCAGCTCCCCAAGGCACATTCGCCAACCCCCTGTTCAGCAATGGCGCCGATCCCTGGCTGGAGTACTACGACGGCAACTACTATCTCACCACCACCACCTGGACCTCCCAACTGGTGATGCGCAAGTCGCCCACCCTGGATGGCTTGGCTACTGCGGCGCCGGTCAATATCTGGTCCGATACCGATCCGTCCCGCTGCTGTAATTTTTGGGCGTTCGAGTTCCATCGTTTAAACGGTCCCTCCGGCACGCGTTGGTACCTGATGTACACCTCCGGCCAGCACGGCACCCTGGATCACCAGCATCTCTCGGTACTGGAGAGTGTCGGCGACGATCCCATGGGACCTTACGTCTACAAGGGTTCGCCGATGCCGGATACCTGGAACATCGACGGTTCCTATCTCGAGCATAACGGCGAACTCTACCTGCTGTGGTCCGAATGGGTGGGAGACGAGCAGCTCAACTGGATCTCCAAAATGACCAATCCCTGGACCATCGAAGGTCCGCGGGTGGTGCTTACGCGCCCGGAAGAGGATTGGGAAAAGAGCGGGCGCAAGGTAAACGAAGGGGCGGAAATCCTCAAAAAGGACGGCCGCACTTTCCTCGTCTATTCCGCCAGCTTCTGCAATACCCCGGACTACAAGCTGGCCATGAAGGAGCTTACCGGCGACGATCCGATGAATCCGGAACACTGGACCAAGTACCCGGAGCCGGTATTCCAGCGCGGCAACGGCGTCTTCGGTCCCGGTCACAACGGCTTTTTCAAATCTCCCGACGGCAGCGAGGACTGGATCGTCTACCACGGTAATTCCAAAGAGACAGACGGCTGCAGCGCTACCCGCTCGGTACGCGCACAGAAGTTCACCTGGAGCCCGGACGGCACCCCGAATTTCGGCGAGCCGGTCCCCGAAGGCGAACCGCAGTTGCTGCCCTCCGGCGAAAACGGCCCACTGACCGTCCAACTGCAGGGCGCCCGCTGGCAGCTCGCCGGTGCGGATGGCCGCTGTCTCGCTGGCACCGGACTGGGCAGTTGTGCGGAAGAGAGCAGCTACTGGGTGCTCGACAACACTGCCGACGGCGCCTACCGCCTGGCCCACGCCGCCAGCGGCCAATTCCTCGGCGCCGAGGGCGAACTGGCTCCCTGGATCAACAGCGGCGCTCAGCGCTGGCAATTGAGTCAGGGGGAAGACGGCTGGGTGGGTGTGGCCAATATGCAAACCGGCGAGCCTCTGGCGGCCCGGGGTTGCGAGGGTGATTGTACCCGCTGGTCCCTGCGTCCGGCGGAAACCGTGGCTATCGCCAGCGTACAGAGTGGCCGGATGTTGCAGAGTTGTGGCGAAACCATAGATCAGGGAGCCTGGCGCGGTGACGCCTGCCAGCGCTGGGACTTCACCACCGCCGATGACGGTTTCCTGCATATCCGCGCTGGCGATCGATGCATGACGATAGAAAACAACGCGGTAGTGCCGGGTGCCGGTGCAGTCCTCGGCAGCTGCGATTCCCCCAGCAGCCAGTGGCGGCTGGAGGCGCTGGCGGACGGCAGCCTCAATATCATCAACCGCGAGAGTAAACTCAGTCTCGACCTGGCCCACTGCGGCCTGGCCGAAGGCACGGAGCTGGCCCAGGCTCCCGGGCAGGAAAATGATTGCCAGAAATTCCAGCTGCGGCGGATACCGGTACGGTTATGA
- a CDS encoding glycoside hydrolase family 97 catalytic domain-containing protein, which produces MKRILLISVLLLLSACGAEQQYSLHSPDGSLAVTLELNEAGRPLYRIERNDGVVLKPSQLGVVLDGVDLSSGLMMESAGAPTVISDDYTMLHGKRRQISYTANEQVFSFRNAGGAELQIAFRVSDDGVAFQYRFPGQSDKIKVVEGELTSFAFPTGSKAWLQPMAEAQTGWANTNPSYEEHYQIGIDVGETSPSPAGWVFPALFHTPGGWALISEAGMDGNYHASRLQAESSDGEYRIGYPMDAEVFTDGALKAQSTLPFHSPWRFIAIGELSTLVESTLGTDLAEPAVAEMDWVDPGLVTWSWALLKDASVNYQTQKVFIDYAAEMSWPYTLVDADWDRNIGYEKIAELADYAAQKNVRLLLWYNSSGDWNKTEYSPKGALLERDKRRAEFARLQKMGIAGVKIDFFAGDGQSMVAYYRELLEDAADFQLLVNFHGATLPRGLQRTFPNMMTSEAVHGFEMITFMQKSADLAAAHMAMLPFTRNAFDPMDFTPTAFSEIPNIERRTSNGFELALPVLFLSGLQHIAETDEGMAAVPEYVRDYMRAVPVSWDESRFVAGYPGKFAVVARRAGDTWYLAGINGEPEEQQLTMDLSFIGARTGELITDGDNPRSFSRSEVETGGAVSLNMLGLGGFVMKFPAAGLAKN; this is translated from the coding sequence ATGAAGAGAATTCTGTTAATCAGCGTATTGCTGTTGTTATCCGCCTGCGGTGCGGAACAGCAGTACTCTCTGCACAGCCCTGACGGCAGCTTGGCGGTTACCCTGGAGTTGAACGAAGCGGGGCGGCCGCTGTACCGGATAGAACGTAACGACGGAGTAGTGCTGAAACCCTCGCAACTGGGCGTGGTGCTGGACGGTGTCGACCTGAGCTCTGGATTGATGATGGAATCCGCCGGCGCACCCACTGTGATCAGCGACGACTACACCATGCTGCACGGCAAGCGCCGACAGATTTCCTACACAGCCAATGAGCAGGTGTTCAGTTTCCGCAACGCCGGGGGCGCGGAACTGCAAATTGCCTTTCGCGTCTCCGACGACGGTGTGGCTTTCCAGTACCGCTTCCCCGGCCAGTCCGACAAGATAAAAGTAGTTGAAGGGGAACTCACCAGCTTCGCATTTCCCACCGGCAGTAAAGCCTGGTTGCAACCGATGGCCGAGGCGCAGACCGGCTGGGCGAACACCAACCCCTCCTACGAAGAGCACTACCAGATCGGCATCGACGTCGGCGAGACTTCACCGTCCCCCGCCGGCTGGGTCTTCCCCGCGCTCTTCCACACGCCGGGTGGTTGGGCGCTGATCAGCGAGGCGGGCATGGATGGAAACTACCACGCATCCCGCCTGCAGGCTGAATCCTCCGACGGCGAATACCGTATCGGCTACCCGATGGATGCGGAAGTGTTTACCGACGGTGCGCTCAAAGCGCAGTCCACACTGCCGTTTCACTCCCCCTGGCGTTTTATCGCCATAGGCGAGCTGTCCACTCTGGTGGAATCCACCCTGGGCACCGACCTGGCGGAGCCAGCCGTCGCCGAAATGGATTGGGTAGATCCTGGTCTGGTGACCTGGAGCTGGGCACTGCTCAAGGATGCCTCGGTCAATTACCAGACGCAGAAGGTTTTTATCGACTATGCCGCGGAGATGAGCTGGCCCTATACGCTGGTGGACGCGGACTGGGATCGCAATATCGGCTATGAAAAAATTGCCGAACTGGCGGACTATGCCGCGCAGAAAAATGTTCGTCTGCTGCTCTGGTACAACTCCTCGGGCGACTGGAACAAGACCGAATATTCGCCCAAGGGCGCACTGCTGGAGCGCGACAAACGCCGCGCGGAGTTCGCGCGCCTGCAAAAAATGGGCATCGCCGGGGTGAAGATCGATTTCTTCGCCGGCGACGGCCAGTCGATGGTGGCCTACTACCGCGAGCTGTTGGAGGATGCGGCGGATTTCCAGTTGCTGGTGAATTTCCACGGCGCCACATTGCCGCGCGGATTGCAGAGGACTTTCCCCAACATGATGACATCGGAAGCGGTGCACGGCTTCGAGATGATCACCTTTATGCAGAAATCTGCGGATCTGGCGGCGGCGCATATGGCCATGCTGCCCTTTACCCGCAACGCTTTCGATCCTATGGATTTTACCCCGACGGCTTTTTCGGAAATTCCCAATATTGAACGCCGCACCAGCAACGGTTTCGAGCTGGCGCTGCCGGTACTCTTCCTGTCAGGCCTGCAGCATATTGCCGAGACAGACGAGGGTATGGCCGCGGTACCTGAATACGTGCGCGATTATATGCGAGCGGTGCCGGTCTCTTGGGACGAGAGCCGTTTTGTGGCCGGCTACCCGGGAAAATTTGCAGTCGTTGCCCGCCGCGCGGGCGACACCTGGTACCTGGCCGGCATCAACGGCGAGCCGGAGGAACAACAGCTGACCATGGATCTGTCGTTTATCGGTGCTCGCACCGGTGAACTGATTACCGATGGCGACAACCCTCGTTCGTTCAGCCGCAGCGAAGTGGAGACCGGCGGTGCGGTTTCCCTGAATATGCTTGGTCTCGGTGGTTTTGTAATGAAATTCCCGGCTGCGGGTTTGGCGAAAAATTAA
- a CDS encoding HAD family phosphatase, giving the protein MSIKAILFDHDGTLVDSEPEHFRIWRKVLSGYGVDLSEQQYRDHYAGVPSRANALDMVSRFSIEAEPDSLVREKVLAMSDFISRKSFPLMPGARETVRRFHALGLQLAIVTGSGQEVVTATTRTHSLLSLFATVVSGDDVQRNKPHPEGYLLAMQRLGLSAKECLAVEDTEAGLNAAAEAGIDCLVVPNDMSMHHDFSRAREKFARMDEVGEWVERRLL; this is encoded by the coding sequence TTGTCAATCAAGGCCATCCTCTTCGATCACGACGGAACCCTCGTGGACTCGGAGCCCGAACATTTCAGGATATGGAGAAAGGTACTTTCGGGCTACGGCGTAGACCTGAGTGAGCAGCAGTACAGGGACCATTACGCAGGTGTTCCAAGCCGGGCGAATGCGCTCGATATGGTTTCCCGCTTTTCCATCGAAGCGGAGCCGGATTCTCTCGTAAGGGAAAAAGTGCTCGCAATGAGCGACTTTATATCCCGGAAGTCATTTCCACTGATGCCCGGCGCCCGGGAGACAGTCCGCCGTTTTCACGCGCTGGGCCTGCAGCTGGCCATTGTTACCGGTTCCGGGCAGGAGGTGGTAACCGCCACAACACGCACCCACTCTCTGCTGTCCCTGTTTGCAACCGTAGTGTCTGGGGACGATGTGCAGCGCAACAAGCCGCACCCGGAAGGCTACCTGCTGGCCATGCAACGTCTCGGCCTGTCTGCGAAGGAATGCCTCGCCGTCGAGGATACGGAAGCCGGCCTGAACGCGGCCGCCGAGGCCGGCATCGATTGCCTGGTGGTTCCGAACGATATGTCAATGCACCACGACTTCTCCAGGGCAAGGGAGAAATTCGCGCGGATGGATGAGGTCGGGGAGTGGGTGGAGAGAAGACTTCTCTGA
- a CDS encoding immunoglobulin-like domain-containing protein translates to MKTSTMALLLAGILVTAGCGGSGKSNENETPAGEPPIGQPPAEDLPGPTADAAAISYNDMAVHDPSVIRDQDGTFYVFGSHLAAAKSTDLMTWKRVAEGANDTNPLFNTYASEISEGIEWVGHQGSWAADVIRLNDGRYYFYYNHCANPESEAGDCNLPRSYLGVAVSDSIEGPYIDLGIFLRSGMTAGEIAEGYGPEGVESYDPTIHPNTIDPDVFYDNGGKLWMTYGSYSGGIFILEMDEATAKPKPGQGYGKHLAGGNHSAIEGSYMLYSPESNYYYLFMSFGGYVSTDGYNIRVARSRNPDGPFLDAEGRDMASSRGGLSSIAPYGVKLMGGFVFESDPGDPEPSRGYLSPGHNSAYYDADTGRHFLIAHTRFPDRGEEHAIRVHEMFINADDWPVVSPHRYAPIDGNNVVDAGDLPGNYKFIDHGKDINRTARGSLYITLSEDGSITGEATGRYTLFADDPKRIDLELTVDDESKNYRGVIQWQWNDSAGELVPIFTALNDQGESIWGSRMAPRSTGEVLADIAADLKQPAIAKDSALNLPKRGNLAAEIDWSSSDELVINSDGRVTRPNVGSGDASAILTATISLNGETLSESFTVQVPQRLPYNRSAHFTFENDLADSLGRFGTGTATADRIWNSGNIAYSTGQSGQALQLNGTNGVLLPQKLIDNYEYTVSFWANPTSISTSTTAFFGAVDEQLNSGSIPYSTRWISFLPQSWDDNTMVWSGSEQWFDGSAGERIPTGEWTHMAFAVKQGQVNVYLNGVQKFSGGTLDDFFTGANGRFALGVNYWNTPYNGLIDELKVYDSALSAEEIQFMDITPKSNSELLSSAANLLDLGDLSAVREDLFLPASGAYASAISWSSSNPSIISIHGETGRVTQPSVDTEVTLTAALTLNDEQQVKEFQVTVKANAVP, encoded by the coding sequence ATGAAAACATCAACAATGGCGTTACTTCTGGCGGGCATTCTCGTCACTGCCGGTTGCGGCGGCTCTGGCAAGTCCAATGAAAATGAAACTCCTGCGGGAGAACCCCCTATCGGACAGCCTCCAGCCGAAGATCTGCCGGGCCCGACCGCAGACGCTGCGGCCATCAGCTACAACGATATGGCGGTTCACGATCCCTCGGTGATCCGCGATCAGGACGGCACCTTCTATGTCTTTGGCTCCCATCTGGCCGCCGCCAAATCCACCGACTTAATGACCTGGAAAAGGGTTGCGGAGGGGGCGAACGATACCAACCCGCTGTTCAATACCTACGCCAGCGAGATATCCGAAGGGATCGAGTGGGTAGGCCACCAGGGCTCCTGGGCGGCGGACGTGATCCGGCTGAATGACGGTCGCTACTACTTCTACTACAACCACTGCGCCAACCCCGAAAGCGAAGCCGGTGACTGCAACCTACCCCGCTCCTACCTGGGGGTAGCGGTGTCCGACAGTATCGAAGGGCCCTATATCGATCTCGGCATCTTCCTGCGTTCCGGCATGACCGCCGGAGAAATCGCCGAAGGCTACGGCCCCGAGGGCGTCGAGAGCTACGATCCCACCATTCATCCAAATACCATTGACCCCGATGTCTTCTATGACAATGGCGGCAAACTCTGGATGACCTATGGCTCCTATTCCGGAGGCATCTTTATCCTGGAGATGGACGAAGCCACTGCCAAGCCCAAACCCGGTCAGGGTTACGGCAAACACCTGGCCGGAGGCAACCATAGCGCCATTGAAGGCAGTTACATGCTCTACAGCCCGGAGAGCAACTACTACTACCTGTTCATGTCCTTCGGCGGCTACGTTTCAACCGACGGCTACAACATCCGCGTAGCCCGCTCGCGCAACCCCGACGGCCCCTTCCTGGATGCCGAGGGGCGGGATATGGCCTCCTCTCGCGGAGGCTTATCCAGCATCGCACCCTACGGCGTCAAGCTGATGGGTGGTTTCGTGTTCGAATCCGATCCAGGCGACCCGGAGCCCAGCCGCGGCTACCTGTCCCCAGGCCACAACTCCGCCTACTACGATGCCGATACCGGCCGGCATTTCCTGATTGCCCACACCCGCTTCCCCGACCGAGGCGAAGAGCACGCAATCCGCGTGCACGAAATGTTTATCAACGCCGACGACTGGCCGGTGGTATCTCCCCACCGCTACGCACCCATCGACGGCAACAATGTCGTGGACGCCGGAGACCTGCCGGGGAACTACAAGTTCATCGATCACGGCAAGGACATCAACCGCACCGCCAGGGGAAGCCTGTACATCACCCTGAGCGAAGACGGCAGCATTACCGGCGAGGCCACCGGCCGTTACACGCTTTTTGCGGACGATCCGAAGCGCATCGACCTGGAACTCACAGTCGATGACGAAAGCAAAAACTATCGCGGTGTAATACAGTGGCAGTGGAACGACAGCGCCGGCGAACTGGTGCCGATATTCACTGCGCTTAACGACCAGGGCGAATCCATCTGGGGCAGCCGCATGGCACCGCGCAGTACCGGCGAAGTGTTGGCGGATATCGCCGCGGACCTGAAGCAACCCGCCATAGCCAAGGACAGCGCCCTCAATTTGCCCAAACGCGGTAACCTCGCAGCGGAAATAGACTGGAGTAGCAGTGACGAGCTGGTGATCAACAGCGACGGCCGCGTCACCCGCCCGAATGTCGGCAGCGGCGACGCCAGCGCCATCCTCACCGCCACCATCAGCCTGAACGGCGAAACCCTCAGCGAGTCCTTCACCGTACAAGTGCCGCAGCGGCTGCCCTATAACCGCAGCGCCCACTTCACCTTTGAAAATGACCTTGCGGATTCCCTCGGCCGCTTTGGCACCGGGACTGCTACAGCCGACCGCATCTGGAACTCTGGCAACATCGCTTACAGCACTGGCCAGAGCGGCCAGGCCCTTCAACTGAATGGCACCAACGGCGTACTGCTGCCGCAAAAGTTGATCGACAACTACGAGTACACCGTATCCTTTTGGGCCAATCCCACCAGCATCAGCACCTCCACCACCGCCTTCTTCGGTGCAGTGGACGAGCAGCTGAACAGCGGCAGCATTCCTTACTCCACCCGCTGGATCAGCTTCCTACCCCAGAGCTGGGACGACAACACCATGGTCTGGAGCGGCAGTGAACAGTGGTTCGATGGTTCTGCCGGCGAGCGCATTCCCACTGGCGAGTGGACTCATATGGCCTTTGCGGTAAAACAGGGTCAGGTCAATGTTTACCTGAATGGTGTACAGAAATTCTCTGGAGGCACCCTGGATGATTTCTTCACCGGCGCCAACGGCAGGTTCGCGCTCGGCGTCAACTACTGGAATACACCCTACAACGGTTTGATCGACGAACTGAAGGTCTACGACAGCGCCCTCTCCGCGGAGGAAATCCAGTTCATGGATATAACACCCAAATCCAACAGCGAACTGCTGTCGTCCGCGGCCAACCTGCTGGATCTGGGCGACCTCAGCGCTGTACGCGAAGACCTCTTCCTGCCGGCAAGCGGCGCCTACGCCAGCGCCATCAGTTGGAGCTCATCGAATCCATCGATAATCAGTATTCACGGCGAAACCGGCAGGGTCACCCAACCAAGCGTGGATACGGAAGTCACCCTCACTGCCGCCCTGACATTGAACGACGAACAGCAGGTCAAGGAATTCCAGGTCACAGTCAAGGCCAACGCTGTGCCGTAA
- a CDS encoding alpha-L-arabinofuranosidase C-terminal domain-containing protein — MKASIRRWLALAACSLSLPLSAAEISRIEIDSTQPGPRIHRDIYGQFAEHLGRGIYEGIWVGEDSEIENIRGFRTDVIEALRDIKVPLVRWPGGCFADEYRWRDGIGPRDQRPVRVNTHWGGVPEDNAFGTHEFFELVELLGAEAYVNGNLGTGTPREMAEWLEYMTGDSNSAVVEERRKNGRDKPWKVAYFGVGNEAWGCGGNMRPEYYADLYNHYATFLKSPHGTRPKLVASGGTDVRTDWTEVLSANIRDASGISHHFYTLPTGNWNDKGESTGFGEDMWISTLWQTLRMDEFIRKNKKVLDKNDPEKKLDFYVDEWGTWYNPEKGREPGFLYQQNTLRDALVAALNFNIFHDHADRVTMTNIAQMVNVLQAMILTEGEQMVLTPTYHTFGMYKVFQDATALPLEIENPLSYSHGDVTVPAISASAARGKDGRLYLSLVNLNPDSAQQVAVRVKGEEVKEAEGQLLTANQMDAHNTFAKPQAIKPAGYRAKANTGSLTLEVPAKSVLVVALN, encoded by the coding sequence ATGAAAGCGTCAATAAGAAGATGGTTGGCACTCGCCGCCTGCAGTTTGTCACTGCCGCTGTCTGCGGCGGAAATCAGCCGGATTGAAATCGATAGTACACAGCCGGGCCCGCGCATCCACCGGGACATCTACGGCCAGTTCGCTGAACACCTGGGGCGCGGTATCTACGAGGGCATCTGGGTGGGTGAAGATTCGGAAATCGAAAACATCCGCGGCTTCCGCACCGATGTGATCGAAGCACTGCGGGACATCAAGGTGCCACTGGTGCGCTGGCCAGGCGGCTGCTTCGCCGACGAGTACCGCTGGCGCGATGGCATAGGTCCGCGGGACCAGCGCCCCGTGCGAGTCAACACCCACTGGGGCGGCGTACCCGAAGATAATGCCTTCGGCACTCACGAATTTTTCGAGCTGGTGGAACTGCTCGGCGCCGAAGCTTATGTCAACGGCAACCTGGGCACCGGCACACCGCGTGAGATGGCCGAGTGGCTGGAATACATGACCGGTGACAGCAATTCGGCTGTAGTGGAAGAGCGCCGCAAAAACGGCCGCGACAAGCCGTGGAAAGTCGCCTACTTCGGTGTCGGCAACGAGGCTTGGGGTTGCGGCGGCAATATGCGTCCAGAGTACTACGCCGATCTCTACAACCACTACGCCACCTTCCTCAAAAGCCCCCACGGAACGCGCCCGAAACTGGTTGCCAGCGGCGGCACTGACGTCCGCACAGACTGGACCGAAGTGCTGAGCGCGAATATCCGCGATGCGAGCGGTATCAGCCACCACTTCTACACACTGCCCACCGGCAATTGGAACGATAAGGGCGAATCCACCGGTTTCGGTGAAGACATGTGGATCTCCACCCTGTGGCAGACACTGCGCATGGATGAATTTATCCGCAAAAACAAAAAGGTATTGGACAAGAACGATCCGGAGAAAAAACTGGACTTCTATGTGGACGAATGGGGCACTTGGTACAACCCGGAGAAGGGACGCGAGCCCGGCTTCCTGTACCAGCAGAACACCCTGCGCGACGCATTGGTGGCAGCGCTCAACTTCAATATTTTCCACGACCACGCTGACCGGGTGACCATGACCAACATCGCACAGATGGTGAATGTGCTTCAGGCCATGATTCTCACGGAAGGCGAACAAATGGTGCTGACGCCCACCTACCATACCTTCGGCATGTACAAGGTTTTCCAGGATGCCACCGCGCTGCCACTGGAGATCGAGAATCCGCTGAGCTATAGCCACGGTGACGTTACCGTCCCCGCCATCAGCGCCTCCGCTGCCCGCGGCAAGGACGGGCGCCTCTACCTCTCCCTGGTCAACCTGAACCCGGACTCCGCCCAACAGGTAGCGGTGCGCGTCAAGGGCGAGGAAGTTAAGGAAGCGGAAGGCCAGTTGCTGACCGCCAATCAAATGGATGCACACAATACCTTCGCAAAACCGCAAGCTATTAAGCCTGCGGGTTATCGGGCCAAGGCGAATACCGGAAGCCTGACTCTCGAAGTGCCGGCCAAGTCGGTACTGGTGGTTGCCTTGAACTGA
- a CDS encoding RHS repeat-associated core domain-containing protein, with product MAYGCASYTINAYDEYGNRASGNTGRFQYTGQVWLEEIGLYYYKARFYNASLGRFMQADPLGYKEGMNLYAYVGNDPINSIDPSGKAKCGNLYDDQCNNALTAAQAARVKAQRISDSLARISKKNKNSGTDSLTEAENSAVNAVKEKFGNSFKGSKELKDLSNRFSSMARRIGPEGQGVLLNRGDDNVKDINGRPARAYVTDGQKYSIYFNKDFLNDRNPEARQSTVIHETAHLVTASSIIEFYKSYEIRKGIRLEFPMPENADSYACLIYSEYCGF from the coding sequence TTGGCGTATGGTTGCGCCAGCTACACCATCAACGCCTACGACGAGTACGGCAACCGCGCCTCCGGCAATACGGGCCGTTTCCAGTACACTGGGCAGGTATGGCTGGAGGAAATCGGGCTGTACTACTACAAAGCCAGATTCTACAATGCCAGCCTTGGGCGATTTATGCAAGCAGACCCACTTGGTTATAAAGAAGGAATGAATTTATATGCATATGTAGGAAATGACCCTATAAATTCTATCGACCCCTCCGGAAAGGCAAAATGTGGAAATCTTTATGATGACCAATGCAATAATGCATTAACAGCTGCTCAGGCTGCTCGAGTTAAAGCCCAAAGAATAAGTGACTCTTTAGCAAGAATCTCGAAAAAAAATAAAAATAGTGGAACTGACTCCCTTACCGAAGCTGAGAATTCAGCAGTAAACGCAGTGAAAGAAAAATTCGGCAATAGCTTCAAAGGTAGCAAAGAGCTGAAAGATCTATCAAATAGATTTTCCTCTATGGCAAGACGTATTGGTCCAGAAGGTCAAGGTGTGCTTCTGAACAGGGGTGATGATAACGTAAAAGACATTAATGGCAGGCCAGCCAGAGCCTATGTTACGGATGGGCAAAAATATAGCATTTATTTTAACAAAGATTTTCTTAATGACAGAAATCCTGAAGCCAGGCAAAGCACTGTAATTCATGAGACTGCCCATCTTGTAACAGCTTCATCGATTATTGAGTTCTACAAAAGCTACGAAATACGGAAAGGCATCAGACTTGAATTCCCTATGCCAGAGAATGCAGACAGTTATGCATGTTTAATATACTCAGAATACTGTGGATTTTGA